The Kordia sp. SMS9 DNA window TTTTCATTTCCGCCCGTATGATCGCCATGCCAATGCGTATTAATTAAAAATTCCACTGGTTGATCAGTAATGCTCTGAATAGCGTTTAAAATTTTTGGTGTCAAATGTGCAAATTGATCATCAATCATAAAAACACCATCATTCCCAACAGAAATAGCAATATTTCCACCTTGTCCCACGAGCATATACACATGATCTGTAACTTTGGTAACTTTAATTTGAACTTCTTTCTTTTGTGCAAATCCAACAGTTACAGTTAATAAAAGAATAAACGAAGTGAGAATGTTGAGAAATTTCATGTATAGTTTTTTTTTGGTTGTTTTGTGTGATGGAATCTATCATTGGCGCATCCTAAAAAATAAAATAGAAACATTCCATAAAGATTCTAATCGAATACATAGTCGTTGCAAAATGCAGTTCCTTTCCAAAGATAAAAATAGAAAAGCAATAACAATTTAGAAAAGTAGTAAAACCTTTGAAAATCATTGCATACGAATGATTTGTACTTTATCTTTGCAGGAATTTACGAAGGTTGATGAAAACGGCATTGAATACACTCAAAAAAACATACTCATTTGCTTCAATATTTGAAGATTTTAAGCAGCTTACAAAGGTTGGATTGGCCATTAGCGTAGTCTTCTCTTCGTTGGCAGGATACTTACTTGCAGTTGGTGCAGATGGTTTCAGTTTCAAAATACTTAGTTTACTTGCTTTAGGCGGTTATTTTATGGTGGGCGCTTCTAATGCATTCAATCAAATTATAGAGCGCGACTTAGATGCATTGATGGATCGTACTAAAAACAGACCGATTCCGTCAGGACGCATGTCAGTAACGACAGCTTTCATCATTGCAGCAATATTTACCATACTAGGAATTGGCATTTTATATGTGATCAATCCAAGAACAGCAATGTTTGGTGCCATTTCTATTTTCTTGTACACTTGTGTATATACGCCATTAAAAACAAAAACGCCATTAGCTGTATTTGTAGGTGCGCTTCCTGGAGCCATTCCGTTTATGTTGGGTTGGGTAGCGGCTACAAATCAATTTGGAATTGAACCAGGGATTTTATTCATGATTCAATTCTTTTGGCAATTTCCACACTTTTGGGCAATTGGCTGGTTTTTATTTGACGATTATAAAAAAGGCGGATTTTTTATGTTGCCCACAGGAAAAAGAAACAAAGCCACCGCATTGCAGATCATTATGTATACCGTTTGGCTGATTTTAATTTCGATATTTCCAGTTTCTGGATTAACAGGCGAATTAAAACTATCCATCATCGCAGCAATTTTAGTATTCATTGCGGGAATTGGATTGTTGTATTACGGAATCCAATTGTATCGAAAAATGGACAAAAAATCGGCAAAAGCATTGATGTTGGCTAGTGTGGGATACATCACCTTAATGCAAATAATATTTGTGGTAGATAAATTTTTACAATAAACTATGGATTTAACGCAGGGAACATTTCAGGAGAAGAAAGACAGATCGAGAAAGATGATGTTGTGGTTTGCTATGATTAGCATGTTTATGACCTTTGCGGGATTGACGAGTGCATACATAGTAAGTCAAGAACGACCAGATTGGCTAGACAGTTTGGTGTTGCCAACTGCATTCTTTTACAGCACGCTGGTAATTATTGTAAGTAGCATTACATTTCATTTGGCAAAAGTGTCCATTCAAAAAGGACTCAGACAAGCAACAACGATGTATTTATTGCTTACGTTGACACTTGCTGCTGCGTTTGTAATTTTACAATTTGTAGGGTTCAATGAAATCATTGCAAATAAGTTCTTTTTCACAGGAAAATCGAGTTCTGTTACGTCCTCTTTCATTTATATCATTACGGGAGTGCATTTATTGCACGTCGCGGCAGGTATAATCGTATTATTGGTTGTAATTTATAATCATTTTAAACAAAAGTATAAACAAGGGCAAACACTTGGTTTAGAACTAGGTGCAATGTTTTGGCATTTCCTAGATGTATTGTGGGTATTTTTGTTTTTATTTTTATATTTCTTATCATAAGAAAAAAATGTAAATTTGAACAATTTTTTAAAAATGTTAACTTTTTATGGAAGCTACTGTTTCAAATACAGGCACAGAAGGTAAAGTTTGGGGAGGCGGAAATCAGCCGTTGAGAGCAAGCTATGGAAAAATGATGATGTGGTTTTTCATCCTATCGGATGCACTTACGTTCTCAGGATTCTTGGCAGCGTATGGATTCTCAAGATTCAAATTTATTGATTCATGGCCAATTGCAGATGAAGTGTACAATCACTTCCCAGGAATACACGGAGACAATCCAATGTATTTCGTTGCCTTAATGACTTTTATATTAATTGCGTCATCAGTAACGATGGTGTTGGCAGTAGATGCAGGTCATCACAATGACAAAAAGAAAACTACGTTCTACATGTTCCTCACGATCATTGGAGGAGCTATTTTCTTAGGATCGCAAGCATATGAGTGGACAAACTTTATCAAAGGTTCGTACGGAGCATTGGAAACAAAAGGAGGTCAAATTTTACAGTTTGTTGATACAAATACAACCCCCGAAGATGATAAAATGTATCGTATTTCGGTAGAAAAATTTGCAACAGCTTCTTTCAAAGAGCGATCACAGCACCAAAGTAAAAATGGATTGTGGTATGCTTCAGAATCTTCATTGCCAACATATTCAGTACAAGACGTAGTTACAGGATTCAATGAAAATCCAAACTTAGCAGTTCGTACACAGGAAATTATTCCAAATGTAGCGGCGTTAAAAGCTTCTGATAATCCAGCAGATGTAGCCAAAGCAGCACGTTTTGAAAGTATGTACATCAATGCAGATCATAAAGGACACAAAGGAATTTTAAATCGTGCAGCATCCGAAAAAGCATTAAAAGATGCGGTGGTGTATGTAAAAGGAGCAAATCTTGTCCACAACGAATATGGAAATAGATTGTTTGGAGATTTCTTCTTCTTCATCACAGGATTCCATGGATTCCACGTATTCTCAGGAGTAGTTATCAATGTTATTATTTTCTTCAACGTGTTATTAGGAACGTATGAAAGAAGAAAAAATAACTATGAAATGGTAGAAAAAGTTGGACTCTATTGGCACTTTGTCGATCTAGTTTGGGTATTCGTATTTACCTTCTTCTACCTAGTTTAATAAAAATATATCAAAGAAATTATATAAAGCATCATGGCACACGATCACGGACATACGGAGCACAAATTAGCCATATTTAGAGGAAGACTTAAATTTAAGTCGAACGTTCAAAAAATTTGGGGCGTTTTAATCTTCTTATCTATCGTAACAATTATAGAAGTAGGATTTGGTATTGTTAAACCTGGAATCTTAGTAGACAACTATTTTCTCGGAATGAAATTACTCAACTGGGTATTTATCATTTTAACGATTGTAAAAGCATATTACATTGCATGGGATTTCATGCACTTACGTGATGAAAAAAGTTCGTTGCGTAGAGCAGTTGTTTGGACGGCAGTATTCCTAATCAGCTATTTAATATTCATCCTTTTGCAAGAAGGAACGTATATTGAAGATGTAAAAACAAACGGATTCATCAAGTGGGATTTCTAAAATGACACTAAAAAACACATAAAGAAAAGGCAGTAAATTTTACTGTCTTTTTTTATACCTATAAGGGAACGATTCGTTTCAAATAAAGTAAAGAATGATGGTTTTAGTCTTGAATAAAAAGGACATGTTAATTCTTTCTAAAAACGAATCAAAAAATAAAAAAAACGACAGATTCTCGCGGTAAATCGCCAACCGATTTTTATTTTTGTACTATGAAAGTTTTGGCAGGAAAAAGCTTGAATATCTCAACTGGAAACGGTTGCACAACTAATTACAAATAAAATACGTACGTAGAAATATCTCAACGAAACACCATAAAGTTTTGAAAGGTATTTGTATCATAAGTAAAACACGCTAAGAACGCACCCATGAAAAAGAAGATCATTTTAGGAGTTTTATTCTTATTGCCAGTATCCATTGTATTAATTCTTCTTTTTACAAATCACAATTACAGACCACTTCCAGTAATCAAAGAAAATGTAGCCGAATTGGTAAACTACGATTCGTTTGAAAATAAAGACTCCATTCAGTTTGATGGAAAAATTACCATTCTAGGCTTTTTGGGAAGCAACTTAGAAAATAGAAAAATCAACGTACTAAATCTCAATCAAAAAATATACAAACGCTTCAGCGGATTCAAACATTTTCAACTTGTCATGTTGCTGACGCCAGGACAAGAAGCAATGATTCAGGATCTAAAAAATGAAATCAGCCGTTTTGCAGACGAACTCAAATACTGGAATTTTGTCATTGTAGACAAAGAAGAATTGGAACGTATTCACGACGGATTGGAATCTCCATTGCCTTTAGATGAATACGGAAGTTCTGAGTATATGTATATCATTGACAAAGACAAAAACTTACGCGGTCGCATCGACGATCGTACCGACGCTGAAATCGACGAAAAAGCTGCGCCATACATGTTGTATGGATACAATACCATATTGATCTCAGAATTGTCTGGAAAAATGACTGACGACATCCGAATTCTTTTCAAAGAATACAGAGGAAAAGGGAAAAATGAGAATTCGGATACAAGAAGAACGGAAGACTTGAAAAAATAACACATGCAAAAAAAGAACTATTCATACATCGGAATCGCATTTATCATGTTGGTCTTTGGAATCATTTTCATTCCCAAAATTGTCGATAAAGTACAAAAAGGGGAAACGATCGAAAAAGACCGTATGAATATTGTAGGAGCAGAGCGAAATACAAAACTCCTCTATCTTAAAATTGATGGAAAAGCGCGTCGAGTGCCAGATTTCCTATTCACAAATCAAGACAGTTTAGAAATTTCCAATCAAGATTTTAGTGGGAAAGTCACGGTGATGGAATTTTTCTTTACAACCTGTCCCACAATTTGTCCTGTAATGAACAGCAACATGCGAACGTTGGATGAAGAATTTCACGAAAGAGACGAT harbors:
- the cyoE gene encoding heme o synthase; amino-acid sequence: MKTALNTLKKTYSFASIFEDFKQLTKVGLAISVVFSSLAGYLLAVGADGFSFKILSLLALGGYFMVGASNAFNQIIERDLDALMDRTKNRPIPSGRMSVTTAFIIAAIFTILGIGILYVINPRTAMFGAISIFLYTCVYTPLKTKTPLAVFVGALPGAIPFMLGWVAATNQFGIEPGILFMIQFFWQFPHFWAIGWFLFDDYKKGGFFMLPTGKRNKATALQIIMYTVWLILISIFPVSGLTGELKLSIIAAILVFIAGIGLLYYGIQLYRKMDKKSAKALMLASVGYITLMQIIFVVDKFLQ
- a CDS encoding cytochrome c oxidase subunit 3; the encoded protein is MDLTQGTFQEKKDRSRKMMLWFAMISMFMTFAGLTSAYIVSQERPDWLDSLVLPTAFFYSTLVIIVSSITFHLAKVSIQKGLRQATTMYLLLTLTLAAAFVILQFVGFNEIIANKFFFTGKSSSVTSSFIYIITGVHLLHVAAGIIVLLVVIYNHFKQKYKQGQTLGLELGAMFWHFLDVLWVFLFLFLYFLS
- a CDS encoding cytochrome c oxidase subunit 3, whose protein sequence is MEATVSNTGTEGKVWGGGNQPLRASYGKMMMWFFILSDALTFSGFLAAYGFSRFKFIDSWPIADEVYNHFPGIHGDNPMYFVALMTFILIASSVTMVLAVDAGHHNDKKKTTFYMFLTIIGGAIFLGSQAYEWTNFIKGSYGALETKGGQILQFVDTNTTPEDDKMYRISVEKFATASFKERSQHQSKNGLWYASESSLPTYSVQDVVTGFNENPNLAVRTQEIIPNVAALKASDNPADVAKAARFESMYINADHKGHKGILNRAASEKALKDAVVYVKGANLVHNEYGNRLFGDFFFFITGFHGFHVFSGVVINVIIFFNVLLGTYERRKNNYEMVEKVGLYWHFVDLVWVFVFTFFYLV
- a CDS encoding cytochrome C oxidase subunit IV family protein, with protein sequence MAHDHGHTEHKLAIFRGRLKFKSNVQKIWGVLIFLSIVTIIEVGFGIVKPGILVDNYFLGMKLLNWVFIILTIVKAYYIAWDFMHLRDEKSSLRRAVVWTAVFLISYLIFILLQEGTYIEDVKTNGFIKWDF
- a CDS encoding SCO family protein, with protein sequence MQKKNYSYIGIAFIMLVFGIIFIPKIVDKVQKGETIEKDRMNIVGAERNTKLLYLKIDGKARRVPDFLFTNQDSLEISNQDFSGKVTVMEFFFTTCPTICPVMNSNMRTLDEEFHERDDFAIASFTIDPKTDTPKVLKEYAERYGVKSLNWHFLTGDLEKIHELSNKGFNIFTGINPEVAGGFEHQGYFALIDKYGFIRSRRDNHGNPKIYYQGTDIEEVEMLKQDIKNLLEEE